DNA from Desulfitibacter sp. BRH_c19:
TACTAGTGGATTATCTGTTACTGAATTGATTTCTGTTTCTATAACACCCTTAACATAATTTATGGCATCCTTTGACGCTCCATGAACCTGTGGCATACACCTTAGAGTATATGCATCTTGTACTCTACAATGGTCCGAGGCATGCAGGATTTTACTGCCTTCCAAAAGCTTTCTTAGGTTTTGGGCAGTTTCAATCTGGCCTAAATGGGGTCTGATTTCATGTATTCTTGGATCAAATGCAGAAACAATAGCCTCTAAAGCCTCTGCACTTAACGCTCCTGTTATGTCAGCAATTTTAGCCAGATTTAGTGCATCATATACTGCCAGAGTTCCCAAAGATGCCATTGCCTGGGTACCGTTACATAACGACAAGCCTTCTTTTGCCTTCAGTCTTACAGGTTCTATACCTGCTTTTTCCATGGCTGTCATACCTGGCATCAACTGGCCACTGTAGTATGCCTCACCTTTTCCCAATAAAACAAGAGCCATGTGGGAAAGTGGAGCCAAATCTCCACTTGCTCCGACTGAGCCTTTTTCTGGAACAACAGGATGAACTTTTTTATTTAACATTTCTAGTAATGTTTCTACTACTATAGGCCGTATTCCTGAATTACCCCTTATGAGAGAATTTGCTCTTAATAACATCATTCCCCTAACAACTTCTTCTGCTAATGGATCTCCTACACCAGCAGTATTGCAAAGTATTAAGTTTTCCTGTAACTGATCTAATTGCCCATTGCTAATGGACATAGTGGCAAATTTACCAAAACCAGTTGTTATCCCATAGACAACTTCATTGTTAGAAACCATTTTTTCTACAAGTTGCCTTGACTTTTCCATGGGTTCATAAGCTTCAGGAGCTATAGATACTTCTTCAAAATTCCTTGCCACCTGAACAACCTTTTCTATCGTTAGGTTAGCTCCATTTATTAGAATTGCCATACCTTTACACCCCCTAAATACTATCTTATTTTCTATAACTTTCGTTCTGCATCTTCTAATATTTTTATTACCTTTGTGATTATAGATTCACATACAGGCTCCGGTTGATGAGATTCTATAATCTCTTTAACCTTTTGATTAGCTCGCTCAAATAGTGTCAATTTCCCACTTCTTTCCCATCCTTCAAAACCTTGAAGATCACACAGTTCTGTTGACCAGCCTTTTCTAAAATTCTCTACAGTATGCTGGGTTCCCATGAAGTTTCCACCAGGACCAACCATTTTTATGGTATCTGTTCCTAAAGCCTCTCTACTTGTGTCAACTCCTTTAATCATATGCTTTACCCTATTGATAGTGTCATCACTAATCACAATCATTTCCAGAGCCCCTGTTAAACCAAACTCTAAATAAAATATATCATGCATAAGGTTGCAGCCCTGTAGAGCTCCCATAAGAGTAAACATAGTCGCTTCCATTACAGCTTGTTCATCGACAGTCTTGGAGCTACTACACCCAGCATAGCCCCATGATGGGAAATTAAAATACCTAGCTATATCACATAGCATGCCCTGTGCAACCATAGATTCTGCAGAAGTATAAACTGATTGTAAGGTTTTCATATCAAGAGGTGTAATACCATAGCCATATACAAAAGGTGCACCTGGGTTTTTTAACTGATGAATTACTAGTCCACTTAAGGCTTCTGTATGGGCCTGCAAGACGCTTCCGCTTACTGTCATGGGTACTGTCCCACCACTTAAACCTCCACATGCAAAATTGGTTGGTATATTTGTTTCTGCCGCTAAAAGAACCTTGGCAACTGATTCATAAGGCAACTGAAGTGGTGATGTTGGCTCGCAATACACCATGAAAAGCGGCTTGCGTTTTAAGACCTCTCTTCCACCAACTGCTGCAGCAGCCATTTCTATTATATCTTCTAGAGTCTTATCATCCTCAGCTATTACAACCTGAGGTTTAGTACTATTTAAAAGCATAAGAGCATATTGTTCCCGATTTATCATGTGTTTATTTACATCAACAAGGTTTCCCATTGACATTATAAAATCAATATGTGGCAAATAATCGCATACCTTTACAGCATCTTCCACATCTTTTTTAAGCCATTTTCTTCTCTCTTTTGTATATGGATCTAAATAGTTTATTGTGTCTGAACCAGTACCAAAGCTTATTTCCCATTCTTGCATAAAGATTTTAGGGTTACCATTTCTATCATACAATGTAACTCTTGAAGGAACTGTGCTAATGGACTTTTCCACCAACCCAGTAGGAATATATACTCGGTTGCTGTTTTCAACAACACAACCCGCACTTTTTAATAATTCTAGTGCTTCATCGTGATGGACTACAACTCCAGCATCTTCTAAAATCTCACATGCTGAATTGTGAATTTGTTTTATTTGTTCTTGTGTTATAGCATTGACCCTACTTTTTATCATATTTATTCTTATCCTCCTAATATTTAGTTGAAAGTAATGTTTTGGTCAAAAATATCTATTATTATACGTAGCAAAAATTGTGCCAAGATACTAAAGTGATACTTACCAAGGTATTTTATGTAGTTTTATATAATATATATTTGCTAGCTGCATAAGTTTTTGCATTTATAATCATGTTTTATTTAGTATTATCAAGTACTTCATCATTAATATATACCTATTATCATTAATGCATGTTTTTATGCACTAACGGAAATAGTGCATGTTATCTATAACATGCACTATTTTCATTTTTCACTATTCACTATTCAACTTAATAATATCTAGCTAATAATTTTTCCCTGGATAGATAGAGTTTTAGTCTCTACTGGTACTTCTTTTCCTGATTGAGAAATTGCTTCACTAACAATACTGTTTAGTCCTCCACAACAAGGCACTTCCATACGGACAATGGTAATTTTACGGATATTATTTGATTTCAAAATTTGTGTAAGCTTATCTACATAATGATTTCCATCATCTAGTTTAGGACACCCTATTGCAATTGCCTTACCCTTTTGAAGTTGATGAAAGTTACCATAAGCAACAGGTGCACAATCAGCTGCTACCAACAATTCAGCATCTTCAAAGTATGGGGCATTAACAGGCACTAAACTTA
Protein-coding regions in this window:
- a CDS encoding histidine ammonia-lyase, producing the protein MAILINGANLTIEKVVQVARNFEEVSIAPEAYEPMEKSRQLVEKMVSNNEVVYGITTGFGKFATMSISNGQLDQLQENLILCNTAGVGDPLAEEVVRGMMLLRANSLIRGNSGIRPIVVETLLEMLNKKVHPVVPEKGSVGASGDLAPLSHMALVLLGKGEAYYSGQLMPGMTAMEKAGIEPVRLKAKEGLSLCNGTQAMASLGTLAVYDALNLAKIADITGALSAEALEAIVSAFDPRIHEIRPHLGQIETAQNLRKLLEGSKILHASDHCRVQDAYTLRCMPQVHGASKDAINYVKGVIETEINSVTDNPLVFPEEEDVLSGGNFHGQPLALAMDFLGIALSELANISERRTERLTNPALSGGLPAFLTERGGINCGFMIAQYTAAALVSENKVLAHPASVDSIPTSASQEDHVSMGTIAARKARSILENVQNVLAIELLCACQGIDFRQAKPAPRTYAAYKMLREKVSKLGDDRELYPDINEAVKLIKEGKIIKVLED
- a CDS encoding trimethylamine methyltransferase, coding for MIKSRVNAITQEQIKQIHNSACEILEDAGVVVHHDEALELLKSAGCVVENSNRVYIPTGLVEKSISTVPSRVTLYDRNGNPKIFMQEWEISFGTGSDTINYLDPYTKERRKWLKKDVEDAVKVCDYLPHIDFIMSMGNLVDVNKHMINREQYALMLLNSTKPQVVIAEDDKTLEDIIEMAAAAVGGREVLKRKPLFMVYCEPTSPLQLPYESVAKVLLAAETNIPTNFACGGLSGGTVPMTVSGSVLQAHTEALSGLVIHQLKNPGAPFVYGYGITPLDMKTLQSVYTSAESMVAQGMLCDIARYFNFPSWGYAGCSSSKTVDEQAVMEATMFTLMGALQGCNLMHDIFYLEFGLTGALEMIVISDDTINRVKHMIKGVDTSREALGTDTIKMVGPGGNFMGTQHTVENFRKGWSTELCDLQGFEGWERSGKLTLFERANQKVKEIIESHQPEPVCESIITKVIKILEDAERKL